In Hahella sp. HNIBRBA332, the genomic window CCCTACTTCCTGAGAGAAGCCAATGTTTACGCCGAACCGGACAAGCCCAACAAAAAGTCAGCTTTCTGATTGGCGCTGAAAGTAGAGACTGGGAGCGACACCCATAATGCGCCGAAACATAGCGGAAAAGGCGCCCGGTGTTTCGTAACCGAGATCGGCAGCGATCAGCGTCACCGGGTCACCGGTAGCGAGCCGGGGAATGGCGTTAAGCACGGCGACTTGCTGACGCCAGTATTGGTAGGACACTCCCAGCTCATTGCGAAACAAGCGGGACAGCGTACATTCGGACGCGCCGATCGCCATCGACCAATCTTTCAGTTCGCGCGGATCGTCCGGATTAGCCAGGATAGCCCGGCATAGATTCTGTAGCCGGGAGTCGCGGGTGGCCACGGGCGCGCATGCCATGCTCCACATTAGGCGGCATCCACACCGCCCGCTGCGGGGGTACCAGCCATATTCCTTCGTCTGTGATCAGCTCCATCACTCCTGAGGTGGCGAAAATAAGCTGGCAACACTCGTGTTTATGCGGCGTAACCCGATATCCACTGGAAAATTCACGGGACCTGGCGACGATAGGTCG contains:
- a CDS encoding AraC family ligand binding domain-containing protein, with product MTEQTVRQQADATAADFDSGEYMPIKGERPIVARSREFSSGYRVTPHKHECCQLIFATSGVMELITDEGIWLVPPQRAVWMPPNVEHGMRARGHPRLPATESMPGYPG
- a CDS encoding helix-turn-helix domain-containing protein, producing MWSMACAPVATRDSRLQNLCRAILANPDDPRELKDWSMAIGASECTLSRLFRNELGVSYQYWRQQVAVLNAIPRLATGDPVTLIAADLGYETPGAFSAMFRRIMGVAPSLYFQRQSES